The Spirosoma radiotolerans genome has a window encoding:
- a CDS encoding CBS domain-containing protein — protein MLAAELIDPMLPALKPTDLVGQALAWMEEHRVGQLILTDQGDYRGIVSEELLMDVADDERPLRDVMCLFEQIFVNEEQHMLEVLGLAIQHQMQVIAVIGEGREFSGTISVNELLKKFAQDLGVQEVGAILILNMNERDYSMAEVSRLIESNNVKIISSYFSSAAFGMPDRSRLTLKLNRRDITPVISTLERFGYRIEAAFANAPVESIDQERLDLLLRYLNT, from the coding sequence ATGCTGGCTGCCGAACTAATAGATCCCATGCTTCCGGCCCTGAAGCCAACCGACCTGGTTGGACAGGCTTTAGCGTGGATGGAAGAGCACCGCGTCGGTCAACTTATACTGACTGACCAGGGCGACTATCGGGGTATTGTAAGCGAAGAATTGCTTATGGACGTTGCGGATGATGAGCGTCCTCTGCGAGACGTGATGTGCCTGTTTGAGCAGATTTTTGTCAATGAAGAGCAACACATGCTTGAAGTGCTGGGGCTGGCTATTCAACATCAGATGCAGGTCATTGCCGTTATTGGCGAGGGGCGCGAGTTTAGCGGTACCATTTCCGTGAATGAACTGCTTAAGAAATTTGCCCAGGATTTGGGTGTTCAGGAGGTAGGCGCCATTCTGATCCTGAATATGAATGAGCGAGACTACTCAATGGCGGAGGTTAGTCGGCTGATTGAATCCAACAATGTTAAAATTATAAGCAGTTATTTTTCCAGTGCTGCCTTCGGTATGCCTGATCGTTCCCGGCTGACACTCAAGCTGAACCGCCGTGACATCACCCCCGTCATCTCGACCCTCGAACGGTTTGGCTACCGAATAGAAGCGGCTTTTGCCAATGCACCGGTCGAAAGTATTGATCAGGAGCGGCTCGATTTATTACTGCGTTACCTCAATACCTAG
- a CDS encoding DUF6089 family protein, translating to MNKYKQVVIGAATICLLAGLVTESSAQRRQNARFAPYSSITFGAGTSTYFGDLAGYRKPIKSLFTLPRWNVGLGYTRQFTPHFAARAMFTWARITGDDYTFAKSNIEEYLPQYARNAHFRNDLKEFAVTGIYNFIEDGRNSESRAKITPYIFGGLALVAHSPEARTPVATGTGTDVYAGQEWVKLQPLHTEGQGQPGFDKPYSLVTLAIPVGFGVRYKLNESFNIGAEIGFRYTFTDYLDDVGNGPYADPATQQGVATVMSNRRFEQFAARYKNAPDRYTPLQNLFNNGSPELQAAISDALTTPVRSTDGKLNDGYLLTNFSIHYIIPGKIKCPPVK from the coding sequence ATGAATAAGTATAAACAGGTAGTAATAGGCGCTGCGACAATCTGTTTGCTGGCAGGTTTAGTTACAGAAAGCTCGGCGCAACGCCGACAGAATGCGCGTTTCGCTCCGTATTCGTCAATTACGTTCGGTGCAGGTACATCCACTTATTTTGGTGATTTGGCCGGTTATCGCAAGCCAATTAAGTCATTATTTACCCTGCCCCGCTGGAATGTCGGCCTGGGCTATACTCGTCAGTTTACGCCCCATTTTGCCGCTCGTGCTATGTTTACCTGGGCGCGCATCACAGGCGATGATTATACGTTTGCCAAGAGCAATATAGAAGAATACCTACCTCAGTATGCCCGAAATGCACACTTCCGGAACGACCTGAAAGAGTTTGCCGTAACAGGAATTTACAATTTTATTGAGGACGGCCGAAACTCGGAGTCGCGGGCGAAAATTACTCCTTATATTTTTGGTGGGTTAGCGCTGGTCGCACACAGCCCTGAAGCCAGAACGCCGGTAGCAACAGGAACTGGTACGGATGTGTATGCAGGTCAGGAATGGGTAAAACTTCAGCCTCTGCATACGGAAGGACAAGGTCAGCCAGGATTCGATAAGCCCTATTCGCTGGTAACTTTAGCTATACCAGTTGGTTTCGGCGTACGCTATAAGTTAAATGAGAGCTTTAATATAGGGGCAGAAATCGGTTTCCGGTATACCTTCACCGATTACCTGGATGATGTAGGGAACGGTCCTTACGCCGATCCCGCCACCCAGCAAGGTGTAGCTACGGTCATGTCGAACCGGCGCTTTGAGCAATTTGCGGCTCGCTATAAGAACGCACCGGATCGGTATACGCCACTACAAAACCTATTCAATAATGGTAGCCCCGAATTGCAGGCAGCTATTTCTGATGCCCTAACTACCCCTGTTCGCTCAACAGACGGGAAATTAAATGATGGCTATTTATTGACTAATTTCTCGATCCATTACATTATTCCAGGCAAGATAAAATGCCCTCCGGTCAAGTAA
- a CDS encoding VWA domain-containing protein yields the protein MQAFFCLFLVFASVFLTNGSYQETPQQALNQYIAFLNQSTDEVSYRSQQIQLYYSSIEGYKSKLGAPPQMPSSRILESYYYKKALTSVALTEAEKQRLNTSTESLWKLLTKIDETTKKLETYDRLKDYERDKFEKANALMVELQTLTSQFSQAKDAMYAQIQRVYRRYQPYRDTDAYLYAEKEMEQALTSQRKLLDTLSFYLNEKSRADWPKKLVQQSILSDQTLLTSFGKATSTIGYPASDMLNSFRTGLRAIQEVKKRAVDDYTFAAQQTAEHGNKVYRSLINQYNNDLVNWQQSFVKYSTPTRQLLEYPKLSPIFKIDPPQPAIQTIQQAQPFSDGKPLAFVIKPAAAPAQTATFQALNAYVEFINESLRQMNHLQVLVRNYQSSADRYRESAGNKRRNSLTYAHNEYKVPVSEHQLLLLNSVHIPSTYRNSINKQADVLLAMLTEMDNLSIELVDYAARGQYEQDQFRRSDAILDRYAFLFDEFDKKKEQLYQDVRRIHESYPATKPLTSWITAGRALLKIIDANKKIVFGIRAYLRGEATERPATDSLRAEARSLISSEFQNLKGLQRYGPSNGLCPYSPYEAIGTNSLRMAEMAPKIKKPAAVFATHPYEMIYYFFNNELVYQYNKFSELAKVGVLKAVTEPNVFAFRRSTPAVGQQTIPEDTIQPGPKPDSERKPIDTARLTQPTEPRQQDRTVIKHDTVYVNQVRTDTVYIGQKSQSDGSLSLAGFAPNNMVLLLDVSASMASPYKMPLLKRSIKSLLSVLRPEDQLCIVVYSGKARVVLKPTSGANVNEITHVIDQLQSDGDTDADKGLQLAYKMANKHYIRAGNNRIILATDGEFSVSDDVYDLVRKSSKDDVFLTIFTFGKSEVNGKNLIKLAQSGQGSYTHITAGNANLQLILEAQAKRVP from the coding sequence ATGCAGGCCTTCTTTTGTCTATTCCTGGTTTTTGCCAGCGTTTTTTTAACCAATGGTTCCTATCAGGAAACCCCTCAGCAGGCACTCAATCAGTACATCGCCTTTTTGAATCAGTCAACCGACGAGGTAAGCTATCGCTCCCAACAAATCCAGCTCTATTATTCGAGTATAGAAGGCTACAAATCGAAATTGGGCGCACCGCCACAGATGCCATCATCCAGGATACTGGAATCGTACTATTACAAAAAAGCCCTGACTTCTGTAGCCCTAACCGAAGCCGAAAAACAGCGCTTAAATACAAGTACAGAATCGCTCTGGAAGCTGTTGACCAAAATTGATGAGACAACAAAAAAGCTGGAAACGTACGATCGGCTGAAGGATTACGAACGCGACAAGTTTGAGAAAGCAAATGCCTTGATGGTTGAGCTACAAACGCTTACCAGCCAGTTCAGCCAGGCGAAAGACGCGATGTATGCCCAAATTCAACGGGTGTATCGCCGTTACCAGCCCTACCGGGACACGGATGCCTATCTGTATGCTGAAAAAGAAATGGAACAGGCGCTGACAAGCCAGCGTAAACTACTTGATACGCTATCTTTCTACCTGAATGAAAAAAGCCGCGCTGACTGGCCCAAAAAACTTGTTCAGCAAAGCATCCTGTCTGATCAGACCCTCCTGACTTCCTTTGGGAAAGCAACGTCGACGATCGGCTATCCCGCATCGGACATGCTTAATTCATTCAGAACGGGTTTGAGGGCCATACAGGAGGTAAAAAAGCGCGCTGTGGATGACTATACATTTGCCGCACAGCAAACCGCCGAGCACGGCAACAAGGTGTATCGTTCGCTTATTAATCAGTACAATAATGATTTAGTAAACTGGCAACAAAGTTTTGTCAAGTACAGTACCCCAACCAGACAACTGCTGGAGTACCCAAAACTCTCTCCTATCTTTAAAATTGACCCTCCTCAACCAGCCATCCAGACCATACAGCAGGCCCAACCTTTTAGTGACGGCAAACCGCTTGCCTTCGTTATAAAACCAGCTGCGGCCCCGGCCCAAACAGCTACTTTTCAGGCACTAAACGCCTATGTGGAATTTATCAACGAGTCGCTGCGGCAAATGAACCATCTTCAGGTGTTGGTCCGTAACTACCAGTCGTCAGCCGATCGCTACCGGGAATCAGCTGGCAACAAACGCCGAAATAGCTTAACCTACGCCCATAACGAATACAAAGTACCCGTTTCTGAACATCAGCTTCTTCTTCTGAATAGTGTACACATTCCATCGACCTATCGCAACTCGATCAATAAACAAGCCGATGTACTGCTGGCCATGCTGACCGAAATGGACAATCTGAGCATTGAGTTGGTCGACTATGCAGCCAGAGGTCAATACGAGCAGGACCAGTTTCGGCGATCTGATGCGATTTTGGATCGGTATGCTTTTTTATTCGACGAATTCGACAAAAAGAAGGAGCAACTCTACCAGGATGTTCGACGCATTCATGAAAGTTATCCGGCCACTAAACCGCTTACTTCCTGGATTACGGCTGGCAGAGCCTTACTCAAGATCATCGATGCCAACAAAAAAATCGTATTTGGCATACGAGCCTATCTACGCGGTGAAGCTACCGAACGACCCGCTACCGATTCACTTCGTGCCGAGGCCAGGAGTTTGATTTCCAGCGAATTCCAGAACCTGAAGGGTCTGCAACGCTATGGTCCAAGTAACGGCCTGTGCCCTTACTCACCGTATGAGGCTATTGGTACAAACTCGCTTCGAATGGCCGAGATGGCGCCAAAAATCAAAAAGCCTGCAGCTGTCTTCGCAACCCATCCGTATGAAATGATTTACTATTTCTTTAACAACGAGCTGGTTTACCAATACAATAAATTCAGCGAGCTGGCTAAAGTAGGTGTCCTTAAAGCCGTAACTGAGCCCAATGTCTTCGCGTTTCGGCGGTCAACACCAGCAGTCGGGCAACAGACCATACCGGAGGACACAATACAGCCCGGTCCTAAACCAGATAGTGAGCGTAAGCCTATTGACACTGCACGACTGACCCAACCTACAGAACCCAGACAACAGGACAGGACGGTTATAAAACACGACACGGTTTATGTCAATCAGGTAAGGACGGATACAGTATATATTGGTCAAAAAAGCCAGTCAGACGGTTCGCTTTCCCTTGCGGGCTTTGCCCCCAACAACATGGTTTTGTTACTTGATGTATCGGCTTCGATGGCTTCTCCTTATAAAATGCCTTTGTTAAAGCGATCCATAAAATCACTTCTTAGCGTGCTCAGGCCTGAAGACCAGCTTTGTATTGTGGTTTACTCGGGCAAAGCGCGTGTCGTTCTAAAACCCACGTCTGGAGCCAACGTCAACGAAATTACCCATGTGATTGACCAACTCCAGTCAGACGGGGACACCGACGCAGACAAAGGCCTTCAACTCGCTTACAAGATGGCGAACAAACATTACATACGGGCAGGAAATAACCGGATTATTCTGGCAACCGATGGTGAATTTTCGGTTAGTGACGATGTGTATGACCTGGTGCGTAAATCAAGTAAAGACGATGTTTTCTTAACCATTTTCACCTTCGGCAAAAGCGAGGTAAATGGAAAAAACCTTATAAAGCTGGCCCAGTCAGGACAAGGTTCCTATACCCACATTACGGCCGGGAACGCCAATTTACAACTGATTCTGGAAGCACAAGCGAAACGAGTGCCCTAG
- a CDS encoding response regulator — MISTFPNRQRSNRSKSFPLLVVEDNKDHQLLIGYSLRAKIPQAQPVFASSVKEALIHLKITFDKQEDFPQLVLLDLYLPDPTLGWQLLKDIRTHYPRLPVIILSSHQDTDIVETAYELGAHSFINKPMDLDEWECYFRVLNEYWLGTVTLPSVS, encoded by the coding sequence ATGATATCAACTTTCCCTAATCGACAGCGTAGCAACCGAAGCAAATCATTTCCTTTATTGGTTGTTGAGGATAATAAGGACCATCAATTACTGATCGGTTACAGTTTACGGGCAAAAATTCCGCAAGCTCAACCGGTTTTTGCATCGAGTGTAAAAGAAGCTCTTATTCATCTGAAAATAACATTTGACAAACAGGAAGACTTCCCTCAATTGGTGTTGCTGGACCTATATTTGCCCGATCCGACCTTGGGATGGCAATTACTGAAAGACATACGAACACACTATCCCCGATTACCCGTCATAATACTCAGTAGCCATCAGGATACAGATATCGTTGAAACAGCTTATGAGTTAGGGGCTCATTCGTTTATTAATAAACCGATGGATCTTGACGAGTGGGAGTGTTATTTCCGGGTTTTGAATGAATATTGGTTAGGTACGGTTACATTGCCCTCTGTCAGTTAA
- the bshB1 gene encoding bacillithiol biosynthesis deacetylase BshB1 — translation MTVDVLAIAAHPDDIEMTCAGTVLSLVAQGKTVAGVDLTRGELGTRGTPEIRLQEAAEGARIMNLVARENMGFRDAFFRNDEEHQLALIAVIRQFRPEIILTNTPDDRHPDHGRAAELVEDACFYAGLRQIKTVGKDGKSQEAHRPKFIYHFIQDRSLKPDFVVDITPYWDGKIAAIKAYKSQFFNPESTEPQSYISGEPFMKFLESRTREHGHMIGAEFGEGFISRRMLGVQDLFALV, via the coding sequence ATGACCGTTGACGTACTGGCCATTGCGGCCCATCCCGATGATATTGAAATGACCTGTGCCGGCACTGTTCTTTCATTAGTAGCGCAGGGTAAAACTGTTGCTGGCGTCGACCTGACCCGGGGAGAGTTAGGGACACGCGGAACGCCCGAAATTCGCTTGCAGGAAGCAGCCGAAGGTGCCCGGATCATGAATCTGGTAGCGAGAGAAAACATGGGTTTCCGGGATGCTTTTTTCCGAAATGACGAAGAACACCAGTTGGCCCTGATTGCCGTTATTCGCCAGTTTCGGCCAGAAATCATATTAACGAATACACCCGACGACCGCCATCCCGATCACGGTCGTGCTGCCGAGCTTGTTGAAGATGCCTGTTTTTACGCTGGCTTACGTCAGATCAAAACGGTGGGGAAAGACGGTAAGTCCCAGGAAGCGCACCGGCCTAAGTTTATTTATCATTTTATCCAGGATCGTTCTCTGAAGCCTGATTTCGTGGTTGATATTACGCCCTACTGGGACGGAAAAATAGCCGCTATAAAAGCCTATAAAAGCCAATTTTTCAACCCCGAAAGTACGGAGCCTCAAAGCTATATTTCGGGCGAGCCGTTCATGAAATTTCTGGAGTCGCGCACCCGCGAACACGGCCATATGATTGGTGCAGAATTCGGCGAAGGCTTCATCAGTCGGCGTATGCTGGGCGTACAGGATTTGTTTGCGTTAGTCTAG
- a CDS encoding anthranilate synthase component II, whose protein sequence is MNVLVVDNFDSFTYMLVDYLQQAGAHCRVVRNDESWNSLIDESIDAVVLSPGPGTPKQAGRLLEVIAHYYQRVPLLGVCLGHQALGEFFGATLTQANRPMHGKVSMIRTQTDDVLWRGLPTEFVVTRYHSLVLTDLPKQLVGTAFTEQHEVMAMRHQTLPLWGVQFHPEAVLTEHGLAIIENWIDFILFTIKKKNSTTTLTTQYA, encoded by the coding sequence ATGAACGTGTTGGTAGTTGATAATTTCGATTCATTTACGTACATGCTGGTCGATTATCTACAGCAGGCTGGTGCCCATTGCCGGGTCGTCAGAAACGATGAATCCTGGAATTCGCTGATCGACGAATCCATTGACGCCGTTGTGTTATCGCCTGGGCCGGGTACACCGAAGCAGGCAGGCCGTTTACTGGAGGTGATCGCGCACTATTATCAACGGGTACCGCTATTAGGTGTTTGCCTAGGTCATCAGGCGCTCGGCGAATTTTTTGGGGCAACACTCACTCAGGCTAACCGACCTATGCACGGTAAGGTATCGATGATTCGAACGCAAACGGATGATGTGTTATGGCGGGGGCTACCGACCGAATTTGTTGTCACCCGTTATCATTCACTCGTGTTGACGGACCTGCCTAAGCAACTGGTTGGTACGGCCTTCACCGAGCAGCATGAGGTAATGGCCATGCGCCACCAAACATTGCCTTTGTGGGGAGTGCAATTTCATCCGGAAGCCGTCCTGACGGAACATGGATTAGCGATCATCGAAAACTGGATTGATTTTATATTGTTTACTATTAAAAAGAAGAACTCCACCACAACCTTAACCACGCAATACGCATGA
- a CDS encoding NAD kinase, which yields MKIAIHGRNFPESARPYIQSMFEELARRQTEVIISLGYREYLDNAAVAHYSEATYTVEEGVADADFIFSLGGDGTLLDAVTHVGSRQIPIIGINIGRLGFLATVAPASVRLMIDAIFNGQYTIDERTLVSVRSTQDIFGNLPFGLNDFTITRTQTSSMITVHSYLDGEFLNSYWADGLIISTPSGSTGYSLSCGGPVLLPQTESFIITPISPHNLNVRPMIVMDTCQLAFEVESRSGNFLAALDSRSYTVDTSVRISVQKEAFKARLVKLSDDNFLNTLRSKLNWGWDIRN from the coding sequence ATGAAAATCGCCATTCACGGGCGCAACTTTCCCGAATCGGCACGGCCTTACATTCAATCAATGTTTGAGGAGCTGGCCAGGCGGCAAACGGAAGTAATCATTTCGCTGGGATACCGTGAGTATCTGGACAATGCAGCCGTAGCGCATTATAGTGAGGCAACGTATACCGTTGAAGAAGGTGTTGCTGACGCCGACTTTATTTTTAGCCTTGGGGGCGACGGTACATTACTCGACGCCGTTACGCATGTCGGCTCCCGCCAAATTCCCATTATTGGTATCAACATTGGTCGTCTGGGGTTTCTGGCTACCGTAGCACCGGCATCGGTACGGCTCATGATTGACGCTATCTTCAACGGACAATATACTATTGATGAGCGTACGTTAGTAAGTGTGCGATCAACTCAGGACATTTTTGGAAATTTACCGTTCGGGCTTAATGATTTTACCATTACCCGAACCCAAACTTCCTCTATGATCACAGTCCATTCGTACCTCGACGGCGAATTTCTGAATTCGTACTGGGCAGATGGTTTGATCATTTCAACACCTTCAGGATCAACAGGTTATTCGCTTAGTTGTGGCGGCCCAGTACTGTTGCCCCAAACAGAAAGCTTTATCATTACCCCCATCAGTCCGCACAATCTCAACGTCCGGCCAATGATCGTTATGGACACGTGCCAACTGGCCTTTGAGGTGGAAAGCCGGAGTGGTAACTTTTTAGCCGCCTTAGATTCCCGTTCGTACACGGTCGATACGTCGGTCAGGATCAGCGTGCAAAAAGAAGCGTTCAAGGCGCGCCTGGTTAAGCTTAGCGACGATAATTTCCTGAATACGCTTCGAAGTAAACTCAACTGGGGCTGGGACATCCGTAATTAA
- a CDS encoding NAD(P)/FAD-dependent oxidoreductase — protein sequence MPTDSFSQQSGQVDAPVIIIGAGMAGLTCAVYLKQAGIRALVLEAADGVGGRVRTDVVDGFRLDRGFQIFLTAYPEANRLLNYSALDLRSFRSGALIHQQAEPTWMNLLNPVQEPLAVFQTLVSPVGTFGDKLRVVELLRRTQELPLYELFQQPSTTTLALLHEIGFSDQMIERFFRPFFGGVFLEDALTTSSNFFEFCFRMFFLGDAAIPANGIEAIPNQLASRLNTDQIRLRASVKQVSGNTVQLDSGETLTGGIVVLAVDAAQAARLTGYPMPSEQAFNHTTCTYFAVRSDQFTDEQAHKKLLLLNTHRSSAVHNVAILSDVAPSYAPTGQTLISVSTQGLVMFDEAELTRKIRAELSSWFGQGVQQWRHLRTYHIPQALPAYNPTQAGNDIRRQSLQITDNLYQCGDQITYPSLNAAMQTGREVAERIIEAA from the coding sequence ATGCCTACAGATTCGTTCAGTCAGCAGAGCGGACAAGTTGATGCACCTGTCATTATTATTGGGGCTGGTATGGCCGGGCTGACCTGCGCTGTTTACCTTAAACAAGCCGGTATCCGTGCGCTTGTGCTCGAAGCCGCCGACGGTGTTGGTGGGCGGGTACGTACAGATGTAGTTGATGGGTTTCGGCTCGACCGGGGCTTTCAGATTTTCTTAACTGCCTACCCCGAGGCCAACCGGTTGCTGAATTATTCAGCCCTCGACCTGCGCTCGTTTCGGTCAGGAGCGCTTATTCACCAGCAAGCCGAGCCTACGTGGATGAACCTGCTGAATCCGGTTCAGGAGCCACTTGCGGTTTTCCAGACGCTAGTGTCGCCCGTGGGTACGTTTGGTGATAAGCTGCGTGTTGTGGAGCTCCTGCGCCGAACACAGGAACTTCCCCTATACGAATTGTTCCAACAACCCTCAACCACCACGCTGGCGCTCCTGCACGAGATAGGTTTCTCGGATCAGATGATCGAGCGGTTCTTCCGGCCGTTTTTCGGGGGCGTATTTCTGGAAGATGCCCTGACGACATCGAGCAATTTCTTTGAGTTCTGCTTTCGAATGTTCTTTCTGGGGGATGCCGCCATTCCCGCGAACGGTATTGAAGCCATTCCGAATCAATTGGCTTCTCGGCTAAACACCGATCAGATTCGGCTGCGGGCAAGCGTCAAACAGGTTTCGGGAAATACCGTTCAGCTCGATTCCGGCGAAACCCTGACTGGCGGCATCGTTGTTCTGGCTGTCGATGCGGCCCAGGCCGCCCGCCTAACAGGCTACCCAATGCCATCTGAACAGGCCTTTAACCATACAACCTGCACTTATTTCGCCGTTCGTTCCGATCAGTTTACGGATGAACAGGCGCATAAAAAACTCTTGTTGCTGAACACCCACCGGAGTTCGGCTGTGCACAATGTGGCCATTCTGAGCGATGTAGCCCCCTCCTATGCCCCAACTGGACAAACGCTGATATCAGTTAGTACGCAGGGTTTGGTTATGTTCGACGAAGCAGAATTAACCCGAAAAATCAGAGCCGAACTGAGTAGCTGGTTTGGCCAGGGCGTCCAGCAATGGCGGCACCTGCGAACGTATCACATTCCACAGGCCCTGCCTGCTTATAACCCGACTCAGGCCGGAAACGACATCCGCCGGCAGTCACTTCAAATAACGGATAACCTGTACCAATGTGGCGACCAGATTACGTATCCGTCGCTCAACGCAGCTATGCAAACGGGCCGGGAGGTAGCCGAACGGATTATCGAGGCTGCTTAA
- the porG gene encoding type IX secretion system protein PorG, translated as MYQNEIRKARLIVAGLFISLSVQAQKIEIGGGLGGMLYKGDVSPSLNPRFYRPAGSLFFRYNATRSFSIRGTGSLGGLRGEDQVSSDPLQKARNYSFRTNITAAEIDFEYNFLNYIASPRVKNWTPYVFGGIGICRFNNAVVRVGGVVTYPLGVGIKYEIKRPWSVGVEFGTRFTTNDYLDGLGENTFGKAMTKVTQSNPALKDSYTYTAVTLSYTFYKIVCP; from the coding sequence ATGTATCAAAATGAAATCAGGAAGGCCCGGCTTATTGTAGCCGGGCTTTTTATCAGCCTGAGTGTACAGGCGCAAAAAATTGAAATCGGGGGTGGCCTGGGCGGTATGCTCTATAAAGGGGATGTATCACCTTCGCTTAATCCCAGATTCTACAGACCCGCAGGAAGCCTTTTCTTTCGGTATAATGCCACCCGTTCCTTCTCCATTCGGGGGACGGGTTCTCTCGGTGGCCTTCGGGGTGAGGATCAGGTTAGTAGCGACCCTCTTCAGAAAGCGCGTAACTACTCATTCCGCACGAACATTACAGCCGCAGAAATTGATTTTGAGTACAATTTTCTGAACTACATAGCGTCGCCCAGAGTAAAAAACTGGACACCTTATGTATTCGGGGGCATTGGTATATGCAGATTTAATAATGCGGTAGTGCGAGTCGGTGGGGTTGTCACGTATCCGCTGGGAGTAGGCATCAAGTATGAAATCAAGCGACCCTGGAGTGTCGGCGTAGAATTTGGCACTCGATTTACAACCAATGATTACCTGGATGGTTTAGGCGAAAATACCTTCGGCAAGGCTATGACAAAAGTGACCCAGAGTAATCCAGCCCTTAAAGATAGCTATACGTATACCGCCGTTACACTGAGTTACACATTTTATAAAATCGTTTGTCCTTAG
- a CDS encoding alpha/beta fold hydrolase, protein MNYQIREEAGFRYVDEGQGEVLLLLHGLFGALSNWDSVIKTFSDRYRVVIPLLPIYEMPIRQASLEGLVAYIEKFVAQKSLDDMTLLGNSLGGHLAILYTFKNPEQVRRMVLTGSSGLFENGMGGSFPKRGSYDYIAERVAYTFYDPAVASKELIDEVFEITSSIPKCMSIVAIAKSAQRNNVAKDLYQIQIPTLLVWGLNDTITPAEVGHEFNRLIAGSELHFIDKCCHAPMMECPNQFNELLDNWLAKNPVTELVA, encoded by the coding sequence ATGAACTATCAGATTCGGGAAGAAGCCGGTTTCCGCTATGTAGATGAAGGCCAGGGCGAAGTGTTGCTGCTGTTGCATGGCCTGTTCGGGGCCTTGAGCAACTGGGACAGCGTGATCAAAACGTTTTCGGATCGCTACCGGGTGGTGATTCCGTTGTTGCCCATTTACGAAATGCCCATCCGGCAGGCAAGCCTGGAGGGGCTGGTGGCGTATATCGAAAAGTTTGTTGCCCAGAAATCACTGGACGATATGACCTTGCTGGGAAATTCGCTGGGCGGTCATCTGGCCATTCTGTATACATTTAAAAACCCGGAACAGGTTCGGCGTATGGTATTAACGGGCAGTTCGGGCTTATTTGAGAATGGTATGGGCGGTTCGTTTCCAAAGCGCGGCAGCTATGACTATATTGCTGAGCGAGTGGCCTATACGTTTTATGACCCGGCAGTAGCGTCGAAAGAACTGATCGACGAAGTCTTTGAAATCACCAGTAGTATTCCCAAATGCATGAGCATTGTTGCCATTGCCAAATCAGCACAGCGTAACAATGTGGCTAAGGATCTGTATCAGATTCAGATTCCAACGCTACTCGTTTGGGGGCTCAATGATACCATCACGCCAGCCGAAGTGGGCCACGAGTTTAATCGGCTGATTGCGGGGTCAGAATTGCATTTTATTGATAAGTGCTGCCATGCACCCATGATGGAATGCCCGAACCAGTTTAACGAATTATTGGATAATTGGCTGGCCAAGAATCCCGTAACCGAGTTAGTTGCGTAA